GCCATCCAGCGCGCCTTCGACGGGCGTTAAGGCCCCCTCTTCTTAAGAGGAGGGGGTTGGGGGTGGTGGCGACGCGCCAGCGTCGCGCTTGCCGCTATCACCACCCCACTGCGACTAGGCTCGCCTGCGGCTTGCCAAGTCTCGTTGCCCCTCCTCTGAAGAGGAGGGGGCATGTTCGTAGATCAGCCGTGCGGCATCACGAGATATTTCTCGCCGGTCTTCATCTGGCGATAATCGAGGATGGCATCCTTGGTCAGCATGCCCTCGAGATCGACCTTGGTCTTGTAGCCGCTGGCGAAGGTGGTGGTGAGGTTGTCGAGCACGCGCTTGCGCATGCGCATCACCGTTTCCATTCCCGCGGTCTGCAGGAACGGCGTCAGCAGCCAGCCCGAGAGCGTCCAGCCGAAGCCGTAGCTGGGCGTCAGCGTGGTCGGCCCGAAGTCGAGGCGGCCATAGATGAACATCCGCTTCTGCTGGTTGGAGCCGTAGCGCGAATATTCGGTCATCTTGCCGACCGCGACCTGTTCCATCGCCTTGAAGCAGGTGTCGACCATCTTACCGCCGCCGATCGGATCGAAGCCGTAGAAGGCGTCGGTATCGTCGATCGCCGCCTTGAGCTGGTCGAGGAAATCGTCGTCGGAGGAATTCACGACATGCGTCGCGCCCTGGTCCTTGAGCAGCTTGGCCTGCTCGTCCTTGCGCACGATATTGACGAGGCCCATGCCGTCCTCGAGGCAGATGCGGTTGAGCATCTGGCCGAGATTGGATGCGCCGACGGTGTGCAGGATCGCCTTGTGGCCATCCATCCGGGCGTTCTCGACGAAGCCGAGCGCGGTCATCGGATTGACGAAGCTCGACGCGCCGGCTTCGGCGCTGTTATCGCCCAGCGGGAGGCACATGGCGGCATCGGCAATCGCGTATTCGCTGTAGGCAGTGCCGGGCACGCAGGCGACCCGCTGGCCCATCAGCGCCTTGGCCATGTCGCTGTCGCCGGTTGCGATGACCGTGCCTGCGCCTTCGTTGCCTGCGGGCAGGCGCTGGCCATGGCGGGCTTTCTGCCCGGAGTTGAACGGCTCGGGCATCTTGGCGACGACCTTGCCGGGGGAATAGTCGGCGTTCTCGAAATCGGCCGCGCCGGTCAGGATCGCGAGGTCCGACGGGTTGATCGGCGCGGCTTCCATCTTGACCAGCACCTGATTACCGGTGGGATCGGGAAATTCGCTCTGCGCGATCTCGACGGTCAGCGTACCGTCGCTTTCAAGAGTGGTGAAAAGCTGCTTTCCGGTGGTGGTCATCTGCATTCTCCCAATTCAATTCTGGACCTAACCGGCCTATCGCTAGGCGCGCTCGTGGCGCTTGGCTAGGGTGACGTTGGGTCAACTATCCGCGGGGTAGCTCGCCGATACGAAATACAGGCCGTGCGGGGGCGCGTTCAATCCCAATTCCTGCCGGTCGCGCGCGGCCAGCGCTTCGGCCATGCGCTCTTCGGGCCAGCGGCCCATGCCGACCAGCGCAAGGCAGCCGACCATCGAGCGGACCTGGTGATGGAGGAAGCTGCGCGCTTCAGCGTGAACGCGGACTTCCGTGCCCATCGGCGTCGCCACCTGCTCGACATCAAGCCGGTCGAGCGTTTTCACCGGGCTGTCGGACTGGCAATGGACCGAGCGGAAAGTGGTGAAATCATGCAGCCCGACCAGCGCCTGCGCCGCGCGGTGCATGGCCTGTGCGTCGAGTTCCTGCGGCACCTGCCACAGGCGGCCGCGTTCCAGCGTCAGCGGCGCGCGGCGGTTGGCAATCCGGTAGACATAGGACCGCCCGGTGCAGGAAAAGCGCGCATGCCAGTCGTCGGGGACGATCGCGCAATGCGTCACCGCGACGGGATCGGGGCGGAGGTGCGCATTGAGCGCCTCCATCAGGCGGTAAGGCTTGATGTCCTTTTCGGCATCCAGATGGCTGCGCATCGCGATCGCGTGCACGCCTGCATCGGTCCGGCCGGCGCTGTGCAGCCGCACCTCCTCACCCAGCACGCGAAACGCCGCTTCCTCGACCGCCTGCTGGACGCTCGGCCCGTCTTTCTGCCGCTGCAGGCCGAAGAAGGGTGTCCCGTCGAATTCGAGAGTAAGCGCGAAACGGGTCATCGGCGGCCCACACTCCCCACACCCGTCATTCCCGCGCAGGCGGGAATCCAGCCGACGATCGCGGCAGGCGAGAGGGTATCTGGGGCCCCGCCTTTGTGGGGGTGACGGACAGGGTCGGCAGTCATTCGAGAACGACACCCTTGGCCACCGCGTTGCCGCGCAGGAAGGTGTCCAGGTCCATCTTCGGCTTGCCCGCGCGTTGCAGTTCGAGCGGACGGATCGCTCCCTCGCTGCATGCGATCGCCAGCCGCTCGTCGAGCACTTCGCCAGGCGCGCCCGACCCCTCGACCACCTCGGCGCGCAGCAGCTTCACCCGCTGGCCATCGAGTTCGAACCAGGCTCCCGGAAAGGGCGACAGGCCATGGGCGTGCCGAACCACCTCCACCGCCGGACGGTCCCAGTCGATCCGCGCCTCGGCCTTGTCGATCTTGGCGGCATAGGTCGCATCGGCATCGTCCTGCGCGATCGGCACATGGATATTGAGGTCGCGCAAGGTGCCGACCATCAGTTGCGCGCCGAGTTCGGCCAGTTCCCCGGTAAGCTCGCCGGTGGTCTTGCCCTCAATCGGGGTGCGCGCCATCGCCAGCATCGGGCCGGTATCGAGCCCGGCCTCCATCTGCATGATCGTGACGCCGGTCACCTTGTCGCCCGCCATCACCGAGCGGTGGATCGGCGCCGCACCGCGCCAGCGCGGCAGGATCGAGGCATGCACGTTGAGGCAGCCATGTTCGGGCGCATCGAGCACCGCCTGCGGCAGGATCAAGCCATAGGCAGCGACCACTGCGACATCGGCGTGGAGTGCGGCGAAGGCTTGCTGCTCTTCGGCCGATCTCAGCGATTTGGGATGGCGGACCTCGATCCCCAGATCGCTGGCGCGCTGGTGCACCGGGGTGGGGGTCAGTTCCTTCCCGCGGCGGCCACCCGGACGCGGCGGCTGGGTGTAGACGCAGACGACCTCATGCGCCGCATCGACCAGAGCCTGCAGCGTCGGCACTGCGAAATCGGGCGTTCCCATGAAGATTATGCGCATGATTGGGCGGTTGGCCTTTCTCTGTTTGGCTGCGGCCCCTATCTGTCGCCCCATGGCATCGCAAGAGATCGAAACCCTCGCCGCCGCACTGGCGCGCCTGCCCGGGCTCGGACCGCGCAGCGCCCGGCGCGCGGTGCTGTGGCTGGTCAAGCGCCGCGAAAGCGCGCTGCCCGCACTGCTCGAAGCGCTCGCCACGGTGGGCGAAGCGCTGGTCGAATGCGACACCTGCGGCAATGTCGACACCACCAACCCGTGCGGGATCTGCGCCGATCCGCGGCGCGATCTGAAATCGCTCTGCGTGGTCGAGGATGTCGCCGACCTGTGGGCGCTCGACCGCGCGAAGCTGTTCACCGGGAAGTACCACGTGCTCGGCGGCAAGCTGTCCGCGCTCGACGGCGTGCGGCCCGAAGACCTCAATATCGCGCAATTGCTGGCGCGCGTGGAGGCGGGCGGGGTGGACGAAGTGGTGCTGGCGATGAACGCCACGCTCGAAGGGCAGACGACCGCGCATTACCTCGCCGAACGGCTCGAGGAGCATCCCGTGCGCATCACGCAGCTCGCCCACGGCCTGCCGGTCGGCGGCGAACTCGACTATCTCGACGAAGGCACGCTTGCACAGGCGCTACGCGCGCGGCGGCCGCTGGGGTAGGTTTTTGATGCGTGCGGGAAGCGCCTCCGCGCTTCCCTTGCGGCTGTGCCATCCCACGCCCCCTCCCGGCCACCCACGGCCCGGTATTCTATGGGGAGGCGGGAGGGGGCGTGGGATGGTACAGCAAGAGCCGGACGGAAGTCCGGCGCGCACGCAACGAACAATTGAAGAATCCGCATGGCGCGACTATCTGGCAACCCATGGCTATCCGTGAAATCCTCGAAGTGCCGGATCCCCGGCTCAAAACCGTGTCCGAACCCGTCACCGAATTCGGCGACGAGCTGAACGAACTCGTCTCCGACATGTTCGAAACCATGTATGCCGCGCCCGGTATCGGCCTTGCCGCGATCCAGGTCGGCGTGCCCAAGCGCGTGCTGGTGATCGACCTCCAGCCCGAGGACGAGGATGCGGAACCCGAACCGTGCAATCACGACGGGCACGAACACGTCCACTATCCGACGAAGAAGGAACCGCGGGTGTTCATCAACCCCGAAATCCTCGATCCCGCGGAAGACCTCGCCAGCTACCAGGAAGGCTGCCTCTCGGTCCCCGACATCTTCGCCGATGTCGACCGTCCGGCGGCCTGCCGCGTGCGTTATCAGGACCTCGAGGGCGAAACGCATGAAGAGGACATGGAAGGCCTGATGGCCACCTGCATCCAGCACGAGATGGACCATCTCGAAGGCATCCTGTTCATCGACCACCTCAGCCGTCTCAAACGCAACATGGCGCTCAAGAAGCTAAAGAAGCTGCGCGAAGCGGCGTAAGGACCTCCCTCAGAATTGCGTCATCCCCGCGCAGGCGGGGATCCAGCTGAGTTGGGTTTCTTTCGCGAAGTTATCTGGGGCCCTGCCTGCGCAGGGGCGACGCATGTGTTGATTGTGGCAATGTGCACCTAGCGTTCCCGCTCCGTTCTGCGTAGGGTCGCGCCATGGATCCGACCCTCATCGCCATCATCGTGCTCGTCCTCGGCCTCGCGCTGGGATATTTCCTCGGTCACCGTCTCGGCTCCGCGCCGGTCAAGGACTGGCAGGCGCGCCACGGCGAGCGCGATGCGGAGGCCAAGGAACTCGACGCGAAGTTCCGCAAGGCGATCGTCGACCTGGAAAATGCCACGGTCCGGGCGGAGCGGGCCGACGCGCTCGACGGCGAATTGCGCGAAACGCGCCGCCAGCACGAGGCGGTGCTAGATGAAATGCGCCGCAATAACGGGGCGCTCAGCGCCGAGCTTGCGACGCTGAAGGAAAAGACCGCCAATTTCGAAGAGCAGAAACGCCTGCTGATCGAAGCGCGGGAGGAAATGCTTAAGGAATTCCAGAACACCGGTTCGGCGGTGCTGACCAAGGCGCAGGATGCCTTTCTCGAACGCGCGACCGAGCGGCTGGGGCATTCGGAGAAAACCTCCGAAGCGAAGATCCGCGAATTGCTGCAGCCGGTGGGCGACCGGCTCAAGAAATACGAGGACCAGGTCGCCGCGCTGGAGGAAAAGCGCACCAATGCGTTCTCCTCGCTCGCAGCGCAGATCGAGCAGATGCGGCTGGGCCAGGAAGAGGTCCGGCGCGAGGCGCAGCGGCTCGGCAACAGCCTCACCAACGCGCCAAAGGCGCGCGGCCGCTGGGGCGAGCGCGCGCTGCAGAACGTGCTCGAACAATGCGGCCTGTCCGAACACACCGATTTCATTCTCGAACATTCGATCGAGACCGACGAAGGGCGGCTGCGCCCCGATGCGGTGGTCCATGTGCCGGGCCAGAAGAAGCTGGTGATCGACGCCAAGGTTTCCCTGAACGCCTATCAGGCCGCGTTCGAGGCCGATGACGAGAACGAACGCATCCGGCATCTCGACCTGCATGCGAAATCGATGCGCGGGCATGTCCAGACGCTGGGTTCGAAAAGCTACCAGAGCCAGT
This genomic window from Qipengyuania sp. HL-TH1 contains:
- a CDS encoding peptide deformylase, with translation MAIREILEVPDPRLKTVSEPVTEFGDELNELVSDMFETMYAAPGIGLAAIQVGVPKRVLVIDLQPEDEDAEPEPCNHDGHEHVHYPTKKEPRVFINPEILDPAEDLASYQEGCLSVPDIFADVDRPAACRVRYQDLEGETHEEDMEGLMATCIQHEMDHLEGILFIDHLSRLKRNMALKKLKKLREAA
- the fmt gene encoding methionyl-tRNA formyltransferase; translated protein: MRIIFMGTPDFAVPTLQALVDAAHEVVCVYTQPPRPGGRRGKELTPTPVHQRASDLGIEVRHPKSLRSAEEQQAFAALHADVAVVAAYGLILPQAVLDAPEHGCLNVHASILPRWRGAAPIHRSVMAGDKVTGVTIMQMEAGLDTGPMLAMARTPIEGKTTGELTGELAELGAQLMVGTLRDLNIHVPIAQDDADATYAAKIDKAEARIDWDRPAVEVVRHAHGLSPFPGAWFELDGQRVKLLRAEVVEGSGAPGEVLDERLAIACSEGAIRPLELQRAGKPKMDLDTFLRGNAVAKGVVLE
- the rmuC gene encoding DNA recombination protein RmuC; the encoded protein is MDPTLIAIIVLVLGLALGYFLGHRLGSAPVKDWQARHGERDAEAKELDAKFRKAIVDLENATVRAERADALDGELRETRRQHEAVLDEMRRNNGALSAELATLKEKTANFEEQKRLLIEAREEMLKEFQNTGSAVLTKAQDAFLERATERLGHSEKTSEAKIRELLQPVGDRLKKYEDQVAALEEKRTNAFSSLAAQIEQMRLGQEEVRREAQRLGNSLTNAPKARGRWGERALQNVLEQCGLSEHTDFILEHSIETDEGRLRPDAVVHVPGQKKLVIDAKVSLNAYQAAFEADDENERIRHLDLHAKSMRGHVQTLGSKSYQSQFDDTPDYVVMFVPGEHFVAAALEHDPELWDFAFRNKVLLATPTNLVAIARTVAQVWRQDKMADEAREIGAMGAELYDRLRAASEHLKRVGGGLESAVNNYNKFVGSFERNVLSSGRRMAEKGVEIGKAEIPDVPLVEGTPRYNAEDAAQIADGREAAE
- the recR gene encoding recombination mediator RecR; this encodes MASQEIETLAAALARLPGLGPRSARRAVLWLVKRRESALPALLEALATVGEALVECDTCGNVDTTNPCGICADPRRDLKSLCVVEDVADLWALDRAKLFTGKYHVLGGKLSALDGVRPEDLNIAQLLARVEAGGVDEVVLAMNATLEGQTTAHYLAERLEEHPVRITQLAHGLPVGGELDYLDEGTLAQALRARRPLG
- a CDS encoding zinc-binding dehydrogenase, producing the protein MTTTGKQLFTTLESDGTLTVEIAQSEFPDPTGNQVLVKMEAAPINPSDLAILTGAADFENADYSPGKVVAKMPEPFNSGQKARHGQRLPAGNEGAGTVIATGDSDMAKALMGQRVACVPGTAYSEYAIADAAMCLPLGDNSAEAGASSFVNPMTALGFVENARMDGHKAILHTVGASNLGQMLNRICLEDGMGLVNIVRKDEQAKLLKDQGATHVVNSSDDDFLDQLKAAIDDTDAFYGFDPIGGGKMVDTCFKAMEQVAVGKMTEYSRYGSNQQKRMFIYGRLDFGPTTLTPSYGFGWTLSGWLLTPFLQTAGMETVMRMRKRVLDNLTTTFASGYKTKVDLEGMLTKDAILDYRQMKTGEKYLVMPHG
- the truA gene encoding tRNA pseudouridine(38-40) synthase TruA, translating into MTRFALTLEFDGTPFFGLQRQKDGPSVQQAVEEAAFRVLGEEVRLHSAGRTDAGVHAIAMRSHLDAEKDIKPYRLMEALNAHLRPDPVAVTHCAIVPDDWHARFSCTGRSYVYRIANRRAPLTLERGRLWQVPQELDAQAMHRAAQALVGLHDFTTFRSVHCQSDSPVKTLDRLDVEQVATPMGTEVRVHAEARSFLHHQVRSMVGCLALVGMGRWPEERMAEALAARDRQELGLNAPPHGLYFVSASYPADS